The following coding sequences lie in one Effusibacillus lacus genomic window:
- a CDS encoding MFS transporter, which produces MKRVFLVLFAIMFMVMLGFGIIIPVLPYYAKSFGADSLELGYLMAVYSVMNFIFAPIWGGISDRIGRKPVLMIGLAGFAASYFLFGMATELWQLFATRIMAGVLSAAALPTVMAYVADVTTEETRARGMGMIGAAAGLGFIFGPAIGGTFSRFGDSVPFFIAGALVVANFIFAAFVLRESMSAEQRMENRAKKESSWAAFKAPLSYLFMMQFVVTLSLAGLEATFAFYSLDTFGADEFDMAMIFMIMGIAGAIVQGGLIGRLTKWLGEPGVIQLGLVTSIIGFLLITQVNSFTTAAIYLTIFGMGNGMIRPAVSALISKKTSAGQGSSMGLLGSMDSLGRIAGPVVGGSLYKAGMAVPYIAGAVISLLAMIMFFTYRKKESS; this is translated from the coding sequence ATAATCCCCGTATTGCCCTACTATGCGAAAAGCTTTGGTGCCGATTCCCTGGAACTGGGATACCTAATGGCTGTATACTCGGTGATGAACTTTATCTTCGCTCCCATCTGGGGCGGAATATCGGATCGGATCGGCCGCAAGCCGGTATTGATGATCGGGTTGGCGGGGTTTGCCGCGTCTTACTTTCTGTTTGGCATGGCTACTGAACTTTGGCAGTTGTTTGCAACAAGGATCATGGCAGGCGTTTTGTCGGCAGCCGCACTGCCGACCGTCATGGCCTATGTTGCCGACGTTACGACGGAGGAAACCCGTGCCAGGGGGATGGGGATGATTGGAGCGGCCGCTGGCCTCGGGTTTATCTTTGGTCCTGCCATAGGAGGCACCTTCTCACGCTTTGGCGATTCGGTTCCGTTTTTCATAGCGGGAGCGTTGGTTGTGGCAAACTTCATTTTTGCAGCGTTTGTTTTACGCGAATCGATGTCTGCTGAACAACGCATGGAAAACAGGGCAAAAAAAGAAAGCAGTTGGGCAGCCTTCAAAGCGCCCCTGTCGTATCTCTTTATGATGCAGTTTGTGGTCACCCTCTCCCTGGCCGGTCTGGAAGCAACCTTTGCGTTCTACTCTCTGGACACGTTTGGAGCCGATGAATTTGATATGGCCATGATTTTCATGATTATGGGAATAGCGGGAGCCATTGTCCAGGGAGGACTGATCGGGCGTTTGACGAAGTGGCTGGGGGAACCGGGGGTAATTCAACTGGGGCTTGTCACTTCGATAATCGGGTTTCTGTTGATTACGCAAGTGAACTCATTCACGACAGCAGCGATATATCTTACAATATTTGGCATGGGGAACGGCATGATTCGTCCGGCAGTATCAGCCCTGATATCGAAGAAAACTTCTGCAGGTCAGGGAAGCTCCATGGGACTGCTGGGTTCCATGGACTCACTGGGGCGTATCGCAGGCCCCGTGGTCGGCGGCTCCCTGTACAAAGCGGGAATGGCTGTTCCTTACATAGCTGGGGCTGTGATTTCCCTGTTGGCGATGATCATGTTTTTTACCTATCGTAAAAAGGAAAGCAGCTAA